Part of the Deltaproteobacteria bacterium genome is shown below.
CGAGCCGCCCTCGTTGCGCGTGATGACCGCCGGGTGGATGCCGCGCAGCAGGCGCACCGACACCATGATGATCGGGATGTCGAGCACGCCGATGATGCCGAGCACGGCGGCGTAGCGGCGGACGGCCTCCTCCTCGCCGCCGAAGGCGCGCAGCATGAGATAGCTCGCGTAGATCGCCCACAGGATGACGGTCATGGTGAGGCGCGGATCCCACGTCCACCACACGCCCCACACCGGCCGCGCCCAGATGGGCCCGGTCACGAGCACGAGCGTGCAGAAGAGCACGCCCACCTCGGCCGCGGCCTCGGCCAGGCGGTCGGCCGTGCGCGCGCCGTTCCGGAGGTAGACGGCGCTCGCGCCGGCGACCAGGAAGAAGCCCAGGAACGCGACCCACGCGGAGGCCACGTGGAAGTAGAAGATGCGCTGCACGATGCCCATCTCGCGCTCGGTCGGGACCGCCATGAACACGAGCCAGAGCGCGGCGAGCATCGAGGCGCAGACCAGGGGCGGCAGCAGGCGGCGCATGCTAGTCCCGCACAACATACGCAAAGAGGAGCCAGCCGGCCACCGCGAAGATCACGTCGAAGGCGGCGAGCACCGCGACCGCCTCGCGCGCCCCGGCGAGGCCGCCGGCCAGCACGGCCGCGGTCGCCTGCACGGCGCCGATCAGGAGCGGCAGGGCGAGCGGGAGGAGGAGGAGCGGCAGCAGCGTCTCGCGCGCCCGCGTGCGTGCCGCGACGGCGGTGAAGAGCGTGGCGAGCGCGGCGAAGCCCACATTCCCGAGCAGCAGGACGACGAGCAGCCCGGACAGGACGGGCCAGAGGTCGGCGTGCAGGAAGAGGCCCGCCAGCGGCACCACCACGGCCTGCGTCACGGCGAGGAGCACGACGTTCGCCGCGAGCTTGCCGGCGTAGATGTCGGCGGGATCGACGGGCGCGGAGAGGAGGCCCGCCAGGCAGTCGTTCTCGCGCTCGAGGAGGAAGCCGCGCTGGACGCCGGCAAGGCCCGTGAAGACGAAGCTCACCCACAGGACCGCCGGCACGAGCGCGGGCGCCGCTTCCGGCGTGGGGTCGTGCGCCACGGTGAGCACGACCAGGAGGAGCACGCCGAGCACGAAGACGCTCGCCAGGCTCTCGCGCGTCCGCCACTCGATGCGCAGGTCCTTCGCCAGGATGGCGAGCGCGCCGCGCACGGTCAGCCGCGCCCCACGACGACGGCCTGCCAGGCCGCGGCGACCACCACGGGCTCGGGCGCGCCCTCGTGCGCCCACGCGATGCGCCCGCGGTGGAGGATGGCGAGCCGGGTCGCGACCGGCGCCGCGCGCTCGAGGTCGTGCGTGGTGAGCACGATCGCGTGACCCGCGGCGCGCAGCTCGCCGAGGCGGCGCTGGAGCGCCGCCACCGCCTCGGGGTCGAGGCCGGCGAAGGGCTCGTCGAGGAGGAGGAGGTCCGGCTGGTGCAGGAGCGCGCGCGCGAGTGCCAGCCGCTGCACCATGCCGCGCGAGTAGGCGCGCACCCGCCGGCGGGCCGCCGCCTCGAGCCCGGCCCAGGCGATCAGCTCGGCGATGCGGGCGGGCGCCTCGGGGACGTCGAACAGGCGCGCATAGAAGGCCAGGTTCTCGGCCGCGGTGAGATCGACGTAGCAGAGGCTGTCGTGCCCGACGTAGCCGATCCGCCGGCGAAGCGGCGG
Proteins encoded:
- the ccmA gene encoding heme ABC exporter ATP-binding protein CcmA yields the protein MGDPPVRAEGLVRAFAGTPVLAGVDLVVRGGEAVVVLGPNGAGKTTLLRILALLLRPGGGRLALFGTDASAAPPPLRRRIGYVGHDSLCYVDLTAAENLAFYARLFDVPEAPARIAELIAWAGLEAAARRRVRAYSRGMVQRLALARALLHQPDLLLLDEPFAGLDPEAVAALQRRLGELRAAGHAIVLTTHDLERAAPVATRLAILHRGRIAWAHEGAPEPVVVAAAWQAVVVGRG
- a CDS encoding cytochrome C assembly protein, encoding MLCGTSMRRLLPPLVCASMLAALWLVFMAVPTEREMGIVQRIFYFHVASAWVAFLGFFLVAGASAVYLRNGARTADRLAEAAAEVGVLFCTLVLVTGPIWARPVWGVWWTWDPRLTMTVILWAIYASYLMLRAFGGEEEAVRRYAAVLGIIGVLDIPIIMVSVRLLRGIHPAVITRNEGGS
- a CDS encoding heme ABC transporter permease, with the translated sequence MGARGRARARGGRRGLAGRRRGARLTVRGALAILAKDLRIEWRTRESLASVFVLGVLLLVVLTVAHDPTPEAAPALVPAVLWVSFVFTGLAGVQRGFLLERENDCLAGLLSAPVDPADIYAGKLAANVVLLAVTQAVVVPLAGLFLHADLWPVLSGLLVVLLLGNVGFAALATLFTAVAARTRARETLLPLLLLPLALPLLIGAVQATAAVLAGGLAGAREAVAVLAAFDVIFAVAGWLLFAYVVRD